A genome region from Crossiella equi includes the following:
- a CDS encoding NAD(P)-dependent alcohol dehydrogenase — protein sequence MGFGLRAPKTKIRGRDLSGTVEAVGRNITKFAPGEEVYGTANGTFAEYTTTTEALLSPKPTTLTHEEAATVPISGSTALQAIKAAKVKRGDRVLILGATGGVGGFALQPAKHTGAHVTAVCSTTKLVLATKLGANEVIDHTRDSPTGPYDVILDTAGNRPLRTLRNLLTPRGTAVLIGAETQDPWFGGVDRTLRATLWTPFLRHTLVPLMTTERAEDFTHLATLLCTRRELTPTGRPGSAAPGGPPHAPRRRDTALSSGSFFRSISFPGNMLGQGNRVAVIRLRDGGYTEFDTSGGDSGS from the coding sequence ATGGGCTTCGGGCTCCGAGCCCCGAAAACCAAGATCCGGGGCCGGGACCTCTCGGGCACGGTCGAAGCGGTGGGCCGCAACATCACCAAGTTCGCCCCGGGCGAGGAGGTCTACGGCACGGCGAACGGCACCTTCGCCGAATACACCACAACCACAGAGGCCCTCCTCTCCCCCAAACCCACCACCCTGACCCACGAGGAAGCAGCCACAGTCCCGATCTCCGGCAGCACAGCCCTCCAGGCGATCAAAGCGGCCAAGGTCAAACGAGGCGACCGAGTCCTGATCCTGGGCGCGACAGGCGGCGTGGGCGGCTTCGCACTCCAACCGGCCAAACACACGGGCGCCCACGTCACCGCGGTCTGCAGCACCACAAAACTGGTCCTGGCAACAAAACTGGGCGCGAACGAGGTGATCGACCACACCCGCGACTCCCCCACGGGCCCCTACGACGTCATCCTGGACACAGCGGGCAACCGCCCCCTCCGAACCCTCCGCAACCTCCTCACCCCGCGAGGCACAGCAGTCCTCATCGGCGCGGAAACCCAGGACCCCTGGTTCGGCGGCGTGGACCGAACCCTCCGGGCAACCCTCTGGACCCCCTTCCTCCGCCACACCCTGGTCCCCCTGATGACCACCGAACGCGCCGAAGACTTCACCCACCTGGCCACTCTCCTGTGCACCCGACGCGAGCTCACCCCGACAGGCCGTCCCGGCAGTGCGGCCCCGGGAGGTCCACCTCACGCTCCCCGCCGCCGCGACACCGCCTTATCCAGCGGATCGTTTTTCCGTTCGATTTCGTTTCCCGGGAACATGCTTGGCCAGGGAAATCGTGTGGCGGTCATTCGTCTGAGGGATGGCGGTTACACAGAGTTCGATACGAGCGGGGGTGATTCAGGAAGTTGA
- a CDS encoding catalase family peroxidase, translated as MEGVSGVHPGFRRAHARGVCFDAVFTASAEARELTSAAHFQGSEVPATVRFSHSDGNPAVPDGRRAGRGIAVKFHLGGGVDTDLVAVNLPVFIVPTPEKFVQLVGALKRDPHTGAPDPAAVGAYLKANPEAGPGFAAAAQMPIPVSYGTARYWAIHAFRWTNSAGEERFVRYRWEPLSGVRSLSEEDAARQPHEYLAEELVQRLLGGPVKLALYVSIAEDGDPTDDCTKSWPAERTEVLVGHLELRSKSADQEHWARQVFDPTRVVDGIALSDDPVLAFRNQAYAESYRRRSHGN; from the coding sequence ATGGAGGGGGTGTCCGGGGTTCATCCCGGTTTTCGGCGGGCCCATGCCCGGGGCGTCTGTTTTGATGCGGTTTTCACCGCTTCTGCCGAGGCCCGTGAACTGACGTCCGCGGCGCACTTCCAGGGTTCCGAGGTGCCTGCGACTGTTCGGTTCTCGCACTCCGATGGGAATCCTGCCGTGCCCGATGGGCGGCGGGCCGGGCGGGGGATCGCCGTCAAGTTCCACCTCGGGGGTGGGGTGGACACCGATCTGGTCGCGGTCAACCTGCCCGTGTTCATCGTGCCCACGCCCGAGAAGTTCGTGCAGCTGGTCGGGGCGCTCAAGCGCGATCCGCACACCGGGGCGCCCGATCCCGCCGCCGTCGGGGCCTACCTCAAGGCCAACCCCGAGGCCGGGCCCGGGTTCGCGGCCGCCGCGCAGATGCCCATCCCGGTGAGCTACGGGACCGCGCGGTACTGGGCGATCCACGCCTTCCGGTGGACCAACTCCGCCGGGGAGGAACGTTTTGTGCGGTACCGGTGGGAACCGCTTTCCGGAGTGCGGTCACTGTCCGAAGAGGACGCCGCGCGGCAGCCGCACGAGTACCTGGCCGAGGAGCTCGTGCAGCGGTTGCTCGGGGGGCCGGTGAAGCTCGCCCTGTACGTGTCCATCGCCGAGGACGGCGATCCCACCGACGACTGCACCAAGTCCTGGCCCGCCGAGCGGACCGAGGTACTGGTCGGGCACCTGGAGCTGCGGTCCAAGTCCGCCGACCAGGAGCACTGGGCGCGGCAGGTGTTCGACCCCACCCGGGTCGTCGACGGGATCGCGCTGTCCGACGACCCCGTGCTCGCCTTCCGCAACCAGGCCTACGCCGAGTCCTACCGGCGGCGCAGCCACGGCAACTGA
- a CDS encoding PaaI family thioesterase has translation MGDVEFGALWAQSTGEQMLVAMADGRAPMPSHAAPIGLTLREVVRGRVSLRWRPAETCCNSSGVVHGGYLAMVLDDAGAMACATLLDRFRPMLTMSLHIDYLRPVLAGVEYVATGVVVHPGQRRMLADAEITDAQGRRVARASGSFTPNLAYHGNGQPTD, from the coding sequence ATGGGGGACGTCGAGTTCGGCGCGCTCTGGGCACAGTCGACCGGGGAACAGATGCTGGTGGCCATGGCCGACGGCCGGGCCCCGATGCCCAGCCACGCCGCACCGATCGGCCTGACCCTGCGCGAGGTGGTGCGTGGCCGGGTCTCCCTGCGCTGGCGCCCGGCCGAGACCTGCTGCAACTCCTCGGGTGTGGTCCACGGCGGCTACCTGGCCATGGTCCTGGACGACGCGGGCGCCATGGCCTGCGCCACCCTGCTCGACCGCTTCCGGCCGATGCTGACCATGAGCCTGCACATCGACTACCTGCGCCCGGTCCTGGCGGGCGTGGAGTACGTGGCCACCGGCGTGGTGGTGCACCCGGGACAGCGCCGGATGCTGGCGGATGCGGAGATCACCGACGCGCAGGGCCGCCGGGTGGCCAGGGCCAGCGGCAGCTTCACCCCGAACCTGGCCTACCACGGCAACGGCCAGCCCACCGACTGA
- a CDS encoding FAD-binding oxidoreductase, with protein sequence MDTFQNWTRNIEAPVVEFASPKDLAELCSVVRAAEGAGLPVHAVGSAWSYSAPAHCAGVVVRTDGLADFPPVLQQAVRPGAGEGRLWLAVGGGITLRNLSLALDGAARPDGRPGVPAELRNGRRWTLPTLGGSGGQTLAGAIATGTHGGDAARGPIGDYVRALVVVGSGGQVTIAQDQHVVDVPAYEQALRAAGQLPPEVTVREFRHPRALAAAVVGLGRFGVVHAAVLEVHDETEVALVEHRRASTWRTVRADLTAAVDRAVAGDEFLSVVVNPVARPDGDRKVLVSTRKSLQRTDLAAAGRHFGLGDQASTPVLDERARTGMPAELGQALCAKELPGPLHAIARILGLSTDRRLGDFLADLLNATTALGLPQLVETATSAVIDAIQPTARPSDHKPWLVHGTRWEVGDFFDYSSDCYRMDFVELFFPVNDQLPARVDEVIGVFEQLRARGVALGGYLSLRFLRGSQSLLAPACFDRTCALEVAMPRGLTGNRAALALLHELAQRHGGFLHWGQLNELDAASVAGMFGGRLGEWRSELRAWEGTASTFGNAFTRGRGLEPDRAADWTQWTDAGIAAGGPPALVGRLPFVVGRDRLVHTADRLGGTWRAVRPEPVGAGARPLVLASARRLEVFVADPGGRVLRARQGADGQFPAWQPLAGEGLDGDVHGAAHLDGRIEVVARGDFQRGREALHAWPLVGELWNGLTPMASGRLGGPPSVGLRSVGGSDQLVVVAAGERGYVRWSAQHGPGSTSPWTAWQDLGAVAGSHPVVFRAPDGVARVVVVDGAGRGFEAVELTGQLAVRWQPWRALPDNERLDPSTVLTPAGAWLFGLGLDGRLLASRLDGSGWSAWQDLGGHFTSPVAASASSEGVLVAGVRADTGQLVYRAT encoded by the coding sequence ATGGACACATTTCAGAACTGGACGCGGAACATCGAGGCGCCGGTGGTGGAGTTCGCCTCACCGAAGGATCTGGCCGAGCTGTGCTCAGTCGTGCGCGCGGCCGAGGGCGCCGGGCTGCCGGTGCACGCGGTCGGCAGCGCCTGGTCCTACTCCGCACCGGCGCACTGCGCGGGCGTGGTGGTGCGCACGGACGGGCTGGCCGACTTCCCGCCCGTGCTGCAACAGGCCGTCCGGCCCGGCGCCGGGGAGGGCAGGCTCTGGCTGGCCGTCGGCGGCGGCATCACGCTGCGGAACCTCAGCCTGGCCCTGGACGGCGCCGCCCGCCCGGACGGCCGCCCCGGTGTGCCCGCCGAACTGCGGAACGGCCGCCGCTGGACCCTGCCCACCCTGGGCGGCTCCGGCGGCCAGACCCTGGCCGGGGCCATCGCCACCGGCACGCACGGCGGGGACGCCGCCCGCGGCCCGATCGGCGACTACGTGCGCGCGCTCGTCGTCGTGGGCTCCGGCGGTCAGGTCACCATCGCCCAGGACCAGCACGTCGTCGACGTGCCAGCCTACGAGCAGGCGCTGCGCGCGGCCGGACAGCTGCCGCCGGAGGTCACCGTCCGCGAGTTCCGGCACCCGCGCGCGCTCGCCGCGGCCGTGGTGGGCCTGGGCCGCTTCGGTGTGGTGCACGCCGCCGTCCTGGAGGTGCACGACGAGACCGAGGTGGCCTTGGTCGAGCACCGCCGGGCCAGCACCTGGCGCACCGTGCGCGCCGACCTCACCGCCGCGGTGGACCGCGCGGTCGCCGGGGACGAGTTCCTCAGCGTGGTGGTCAACCCGGTGGCACGCCCGGATGGCGACCGCAAGGTGTTGGTCAGCACGCGCAAGAGCCTCCAGCGCACCGACCTGGCCGCCGCCGGACGGCACTTCGGCCTCGGCGACCAGGCCAGCACACCGGTGCTGGACGAACGCGCCCGCACCGGTATGCCCGCCGAGCTCGGCCAAGCCTTGTGTGCCAAAGAGCTCCCGGGCCCGCTGCACGCGATCGCGCGGATCCTCGGCCTGTCCACCGACCGGCGGCTGGGCGACTTCCTGGCCGACCTGCTCAACGCGACCACCGCACTGGGCCTGCCTCAGCTGGTGGAGACCGCGACCTCGGCGGTGATCGACGCGATCCAGCCCACCGCGCGGCCCTCGGACCACAAGCCCTGGCTGGTGCACGGCACGCGCTGGGAGGTCGGCGACTTCTTCGACTACTCCTCCGACTGCTACCGCATGGACTTCGTGGAGCTGTTCTTCCCCGTCAACGACCAGCTGCCCGCGCGGGTGGACGAGGTGATCGGGGTGTTCGAGCAGCTGCGCGCCCGGGGCGTCGCGCTCGGCGGCTACCTCTCACTGCGCTTCCTGCGCGGCAGCCAGTCCCTGCTCGCGCCCGCCTGCTTCGACCGCACCTGCGCCCTGGAGGTCGCGATGCCGCGTGGGCTCACCGGCAACCGCGCCGCTCTCGCGCTGCTGCACGAGCTGGCACAGCGGCACGGCGGCTTCCTGCACTGGGGCCAGCTCAACGAGCTCGACGCCGCCTCCGTGGCCGGGATGTTCGGCGGCAGGCTCGGTGAGTGGCGGTCCGAGCTGCGCGCCTGGGAGGGCACCGCGAGCACGTTCGGCAACGCCTTCACCCGCGGGCGCGGCCTGGAACCGGACCGTGCGGCCGACTGGACACAGTGGACGGACGCGGGCATCGCGGCGGGCGGTCCACCGGCCCTGGTGGGCAGACTGCCGTTCGTGGTGGGCCGCGACCGCCTGGTGCACACCGCGGACCGGCTCGGCGGCACCTGGCGAGCGGTGCGGCCCGAGCCGGTCGGTGCCGGGGCCCGGCCCCTGGTCCTGGCCAGCGCGCGCCGGCTCGAGGTGTTCGTGGCCGACCCGGGCGGCCGGGTGCTGCGCGCCCGCCAAGGGGCGGACGGTCAGTTCCCGGCGTGGCAGCCGTTGGCGGGCGAGGGCCTGGACGGCGACGTGCACGGCGCGGCGCACCTGGACGGCCGGATCGAGGTGGTCGCGCGCGGGGACTTCCAGCGCGGGCGCGAGGCGCTGCACGCCTGGCCGCTGGTGGGCGAGCTGTGGAACGGCCTCACCCCGATGGCCTCGGGCCGTCTGGGTGGGCCGCCGAGCGTGGGCCTGCGCTCGGTCGGCGGCAGCGACCAGCTCGTCGTGGTGGCCGCCGGGGAGCGGGGCTACGTGCGGTGGAGCGCGCAGCACGGGCCGGGCAGCACCAGCCCGTGGACGGCCTGGCAGGACCTCGGCGCGGTCGCGGGCAGCCACCCGGTGGTCTTCCGCGCCCCGGACGGGGTGGCCCGCGTGGTCGTGGTGGACGGGGCCGGGCGCGGGTTCGAGGCGGTGGAGCTGACCGGGCAGCTGGCGGTGCGCTGGCAGCCCTGGCGCGCCCTGCCCGACAACGAACGCCTCGATCCCTCGACCGTGCTGACCCCCGCCGGGGCCTGGCTGTTCGGGCTGGGCCTGGACGGGCGCCTGCTCGCCAGCCGGCTGGACGGCAGCGGCTGGTCGGCCTGGCAGGACCTGGGCGGGCACTTCACCAGCCCGGTCGCGGCCTCGGCGTCCTCGGAGGGCGTGCTGGTGGCCGGTGTCCGCGCGGACACCGGCCAGCTGGTGTACCGCGCGACCTAG
- a CDS encoding putative bifunctional diguanylate cyclase/phosphodiesterase: MSDQVGAEAVLRTVDFGVAVTDLGGRLRWLNPAFAELLHMPEAQAVGRSLPALLPGVPDGPSGKEAVLAPNVSGEAPVWVEISCKALPSGDELLYRAADITQWRDRELQAVHQAQALHRAQVLGQMGNWEWFVQEDRVLWSEALLNMLGYEPGAALSYAEYLALVPEEDRPLVDRAIQQSLNTGDKFSYTHRICRADNNDERIFECFGEVMLDAEGAPERMLGTARDVTQSRALHSELVRMADEDPLTGLPNRRALTRELERQLASGADGTLLLLDLDNFKDVNDLRGHAVGDRVMRTLGAALREKLRPGQLLGRLGGDEFAVVLPGVATDEAVEIAERLGAAVAALSVVAGGAATRMTASTGVARFDPAGGWEAVLANADLALYASKGNGRNRVTVYDPAHYADTAKRVSVLDRLRRALDHGGFALHAMPMVNLRTSRTVGYELLLRLEDGHQPTPGPAEFLPAAERSNLVHDIDRWVLGEAIDQLVQNPDPMLRFNVNVSGRTLEDEDFAAFVLDRLASAGVAPGRLGLEITETAAVTNLDAARHLAEQLRAIGCRITLDDFGSGFGSFVHLKHLPITGLKIDGEFVRGIDTGSRDGVLVTGIMEIARGLGLSAVAEWVERPTQVEALTRLGVRVAQGFHLGRPRPLSVVLAERKEQQNGIRRALPMPVEPSDQPATQP; encoded by the coding sequence GTGAGTGACCAGGTCGGCGCTGAGGCGGTGCTGCGCACCGTCGACTTCGGCGTGGCGGTCACCGACCTCGGCGGCAGGCTGCGGTGGTTGAACCCCGCGTTCGCGGAGCTGCTGCACATGCCCGAGGCGCAGGCCGTGGGCCGGTCGTTGCCCGCGCTGCTGCCCGGGGTCCCGGACGGACCGTCCGGCAAGGAGGCGGTACTCGCCCCGAACGTGAGTGGCGAGGCCCCCGTCTGGGTGGAAATCAGCTGCAAGGCTCTGCCGTCCGGTGACGAGCTGCTCTATCGTGCCGCCGACATCACCCAATGGCGTGATCGTGAGCTGCAAGCCGTACACCAGGCGCAGGCGCTGCACCGCGCGCAGGTGCTCGGCCAGATGGGCAACTGGGAGTGGTTCGTCCAGGAAGACCGCGTGCTGTGGTCGGAGGCGCTGCTCAACATGCTGGGCTACGAGCCCGGCGCCGCGCTGAGCTACGCCGAGTACCTGGCCCTGGTGCCCGAGGAGGACCGGCCGCTGGTCGACCGGGCCATCCAGCAGTCGCTCAACACCGGCGACAAGTTCTCCTACACGCACCGCATCTGCCGCGCCGACAACAACGACGAGCGTATCTTCGAGTGCTTCGGCGAGGTCATGCTCGACGCCGAGGGCGCCCCGGAGCGCATGCTCGGCACCGCGCGCGACGTCACCCAGTCCCGGGCGCTGCACTCCGAGCTGGTGCGCATGGCCGACGAGGACCCGCTCACCGGCCTGCCCAACCGCCGTGCGCTCACCCGCGAGCTGGAGCGCCAGCTGGCCTCCGGCGCCGACGGCACGCTGCTGCTGCTCGACCTCGACAACTTCAAGGACGTGAACGACCTGCGCGGGCACGCCGTCGGCGACCGCGTGATGCGCACGCTTGGCGCGGCGCTGCGCGAGAAGCTGCGCCCGGGCCAGCTGCTCGGGCGGCTGGGCGGCGACGAGTTCGCCGTGGTGCTGCCCGGGGTGGCCACCGACGAGGCGGTCGAGATCGCCGAGCGCCTGGGTGCCGCGGTCGCCGCGCTGTCCGTGGTGGCCGGTGGGGCGGCCACCCGCATGACCGCCAGCACCGGGGTGGCCCGCTTCGACCCGGCCGGCGGCTGGGAGGCCGTGCTGGCCAACGCCGACCTGGCGCTGTACGCGTCCAAGGGCAACGGCCGCAACCGGGTCACCGTCTACGACCCCGCCCACTACGCCGACACCGCCAAGCGCGTCTCGGTGCTCGACCGCCTGCGCCGGGCCCTGGACCACGGCGGCTTCGCCCTGCACGCGATGCCCATGGTCAACCTGCGCACCTCCCGCACGGTCGGCTACGAGCTGCTGCTGCGCCTGGAGGACGGCCACCAGCCCACGCCCGGCCCGGCCGAGTTCCTGCCCGCGGCCGAGCGCAGCAACCTGGTGCACGACATCGACCGCTGGGTGCTGGGCGAGGCCATCGACCAGCTGGTGCAGAACCCGGACCCGATGCTGCGGTTCAACGTCAACGTCTCCGGCCGCACGCTGGAGGACGAGGACTTCGCCGCGTTCGTGCTCGACCGCCTGGCCAGCGCCGGGGTCGCCCCGGGCCGCCTCGGCCTGGAGATCACCGAGACGGCCGCGGTCACCAACCTGGACGCCGCCCGCCACCTGGCCGAACAGCTGCGGGCCATCGGCTGCCGCATCACCCTCGACGACTTCGGCTCCGGCTTCGGCTCGTTCGTGCACCTCAAGCACCTGCCGATCACCGGTCTGAAGATCGACGGCGAGTTCGTGCGCGGCATCGACACCGGCAGCCGGGACGGCGTCCTGGTCACCGGCATCATGGAGATCGCCCGGGGCCTGGGCCTGTCCGCGGTCGCCGAGTGGGTCGAGCGCCCGACGCAGGTGGAAGCGCTCACCCGCCTGGGTGTGCGCGTGGCGCAGGGCTTCCACCTCGGGCGGCCTCGGCCGCTGTCGGTGGTGCTGGCCGAGCGCAAGGAGCAGCAGAACGGCATCCGCCGCGCGCTGCCCATGCCGGTCGAGCCCTCCGACCAGCCCGCCACCCAGCCCTAG